The stretch of DNA CTTTTTACCTTCCATTCCAACTAAATTTTCACCTTTAAACTCAACCGTTCCACCTGATGGGGTAATTAATTGGTTTACAAGTCTTGCCATCGTTGATTTCCCACAGCCTGACTCACCAACTATTCCTAACGTTTCACCAGGAAATACATCAAAACTAACACCGTCAACAGCCTTAACACTTTGCGTAGACTTTCGAAAAGGAATCGGACTTTCCATTGCAAAATGCTTTTTTAAACCTCTAACTTTTAACAACGGTTCCGTCAAGATGTTCACTCTCCCTTCTAGCTAAACGTACCTCTTTCGTTTGAAAATGACAGGAAACAAAGTGGTTTTCCTTTACTTCCGTTAATTGAGGTTTTTCCTGAAAGCAAACTTCTTGAGCGTAGGAGCAACGATTTGCAAACGGACAGCCCTTCACTTCTTTACTTAAATCTGGAGGGCTCCCTGGTATTGCATGAAGTAGCTCATCATTATTTGTGCTTTCTGTAATTTGCGAATCTAGCAGCCCCCAAGTATATGGATGCATTGGATTATCATGTATTTCCGCAACTGTACCTGACTCCACTACGTTACCGGCATACATGACAAGTACTTTATCGCACGTTTCCCATACAACTCCTAAATCATGTGTAATCATAATGATAGAAGTGTTAAGCTCTTCTTGTAATTTTTTCATTAAGTCTAGTATTTGCGCTTGTACTGTTACATCTAATGCTGTTGTTGGCTCATCTGCAATAAGTAATTTCGGATTACACGCTAGTGCGATTGCGATCATTACGCGCTGTCTCATTCCACCAGAAAACTCGTGGGGATACATGTTAATACGTTTTTCCGGAGAAGGAATCCCTACTAGCTCTAACATTTTTATCGCTTTTTGTTTTGCCTCTTTTTTAGAAACATTTTGGTGATTACGAATAGATTCCATTAGTTGATTTCCAACTTTATATACTGGATTTAAACTAGTCGATGGATCTTGGAAAATCATCGAGATTTCATTTCCGCGAATCTTTCTCATTTCTTTATTAGACAGTTTCAGCAAGTCTTTTCCTTCAAAATGAATACTTCCACCACTTATTTTCCCTGGTGGGCTTGGGATAAGCCTTAAAAGTGAAGTTGCCGTTACACTTTTACCTGACCCAGATTCACCTACGATACCAATGCTCTCTTTTTTATTGAGGGTAAAAGAAACACCATTCACCGCTTTCGTCGTTTTACCACTTGAGCGAAATTCTACTTGTAAATTTTCGACTTGTAATAGTTCTTCTGACATGTGCTTCGCCTCCTTATTAAAGTTTCATTTTCGGATCTAAGGCGTCACGTAAGCCATCGCCAAATAGGTTAATTCCTAATACTGTTATTAAAATAGCTAGTCCTGAAAAAGTAGCCATATGAGGGCTTAATACTAAAAAGTTTTTACCGTCTTGTAGCATACTTCCCCATGATGCCGTCGGAGGCTGTACTCCTAATCCTAAAAAGCTTAAAGAAGCTTCGGAAATAATGGCACCGGCGACGCTCATTGTTCCGTATACTATTAGTGGAGGGAAACTATTCGGTAAAATATGTTGAAAAATAATTCTACCGTGTGTTGCACCTAACGATCTTGTCACTTCTACATATTCCAATTCTTTAACGTTTAACACTTGTCCCCTTACGACCCTTGCAAAACCTGGAATATTAGCTACACCAATCGCTATAATCGTATTCATTAGTCCTTGTCCGAGAACAGTCATTAACGTAATAGCCAAAAGGATAAAAGGAAAGGCAAACATGCCGTCCATCACTCGCATAATGATCGAGTCTAGCCTTCCTCCAAAATAACCTGCGACAACACCTAAAAAAGAACCAAAAACCGCTCCGAAAACTACAGCAGCTATTCCTACAATTAGCGATATTCTCGCTCCATAAACGAGTCTGCTAAAAATATCTCTTCCGTAACTATCTGTTCCTAAAAGATGTCCATCTTGTCCTGGACCAATTAGGGACTTCGTAACATCCATTGCGTTTGGTGGATGTGTTGCAATAAGCGGAGCAAAAATTGCTGTAATTGTTAGTAGCGTAATAATGAACAATCCGAAAGCCGCTAAGCGATTTTTTACTAGCTTCTTTATCATCGTTACTCCATTGTTCTGCTTCTTAACGGGAACGGAAGCTTTTCCTGCAGTTTGTATTGAGGCCATTAGTTTGAACCTCCTTTATTCGATGAATAGTTTATTTTTGGATTTACTACTTTATATAAAATATCAATCAATAAATTTACTACAACGAAAATTAAAGCGATAAACAATACAGTTCCTTGCACAACGACGAAGTCTCGCTTATCAATCGCATTCATTATTAGTAGACCCATTCCTGGCCAACTAAAAATCGTTTCCGTTAGGACTGCTCCTCCTAATAACGAGGATACTTGTAAACCTAGTACCGTAAGAAGTGGAGTAAGTGCGTTTTTAAATGCATGCTTACCGATAACGAAAAATTCAGCTAGCCCTTTCGATCTTGCTGTTTTCACGTAGTCTTGCGAAATAACCTCAAGCATACTTGATCTAGTAATTCGTGCAAATTGTGCCATCGGTATTGTAGCAAGTGTAATGCTAGGTAGGATTAAATGGCTAACATACTTCCCTATGCCATCTTCCATTGATCCCATTCCAGTTGCCGGGAACCATCCTAAATTAACACTAAAGAAAAGAACGAGCATAACCCCTAACCAAAATACAGGCATGGATACGCCAATTAGCGAAACGGTTGTAACCGCATAGTCTAGTAACGAGTTCTGTCTAGTGGCCGCTATCATACCTGCTGGCACACCTATCATGATCGCAATTAACAATGCACTTATCGCAAGAACGACCGTATTAGGGAAACGATCTTTAATTAAATCAATAACTGGCTGATTATAAGCTAAAGAATTTCCTAAATCACCTTTTAATAGATTTTTTATATAATCAAAAAATTGGACATACAACGGTTCGTTTAAACCTAATTGTTCAGTTAAAGCTTCTATTTCTTGAACACTAGCTTGAGGCCCTAGCATAACTGCTGCTGGATCTCCCGGAATCATTCTAGTAATTAAAAACACGATAATCGCAACTATTAATAATGTTGGTATCATATTAATAATCCGCCTTAAAATATATTTCCCCATAAACACCCTCCTTTTTGATTCATTATCTGAACCATTGTTTCACTATTTGATTTTATTTAGTTTATCACCCACTCTTACAATTTGTAAATATAATTCAATTTGAAATAATCCCCATTATCTAAATTGACAAAAAACTATTTACATCCGCTTAATAAATGTGATAAGTTATTTTAAAATTCAATATATGAATTATCGTTTCACTATCTGAATCAAAAAAGGAAAAGGAGGAAAATTAATGCAGCTTTTTAGGAAGTCATTTTTGTTTTCCATCGTAATAGCACTTTTATTCATCGTTAGTGCTTGTTCTTCTGATTCTCAAACAGAGTCAAAATCGAATGGACAACAAGGAGAAGAAAATTTAGAACCAAAAAGTGGTGGAGTATTAAATGTTGGACTTGCTTCCAATATTAATACGTTAGATCCGACAAAGTATACTGGTGCATATGAATCACAAGTTATTCGCGCTATCGGGGATACACTAATTGCTTATAGTAAGGATTTTAGCGATTTCGTCCCTTCATTAGCGACTGAATGGACTGTTTCAGAAGATATGCTGTCGTATACATTTAAACTAAGAGATGATGTATATTTCCAACCTGGTGAATATCAAGATGGTAGACAAATGACAGCTGAAGACGTGAAATATAGTTTAGAACGTTCTGTAAACGATTCTGCCTTAAATCGTTTAACAGGTGTAGAAAGTTTTGAAGTTACCGGAGAGTTTGAAGTAACGATGCATTTAACTGCACCGAATGCTTCCATCCTAGCAATGTTAACAGACCCTGGTAACATTATTGTTCCGAAGGAAGAAGTAGAAGGTTGGGGCGATCAATTTGGATCCCATCTAGTAGGGACAGGTCCGTTCCAATTTGTAGATTGGCAAACAGATCAACAAGTGAAAGTCGAACGTCATGAAAATTATTGGGGTGAAACACCGTACCTTGATGGTGTAGTGTACAAAATTATCCCTGACCCTAATATGATGACGAATGCGATTCGCTCTGGAGATATTGATATTGCAACAAACATTTCCGGGCAAAATAGAGCAGTAATTGAACAAGACTCAAACTTAGAACTACTATCCGTCCCTGGTTTAGCTTTAACGTACCTTGATTTAAACTATCAAAGCGGACCAACTGCAGACCCTAAAGTACGTGAAGCTATTTATAAAGCGACAAATGTAGAAGAAATTGCCCAAGGTGTTAACCAATGGGGTGGCGGTTCTGTATCCTACGCACCACTACCACAAGAGTCTTGGGGTTATAGCGAAGAACTAGAATCTCTTAAACCAGCATATAATCCGGAAGAAGCGAAAAGCATTTTAGCAGAAACTGACTATGCAGATGGTTTTTCCATCGAGCTTTATGTATTAGAATCTCGTGTACCATATGCAACTATTTTCCAAAACCAAATGAAAGAAAACTTAAATATTGATGTAGATATTAAAGTAACAGAATGGGGAACATTGAGCACGATTGCATCTCAAGGAAATGCACCAATGTATATCGGTGGTTGGTCATGGTATCCAGACCCATACTTTTTCCTAAACCAAACATTCCATTCTAGCCAAATTGGTTCACTAGGTAATGGTAAAGGATACTCTAATCCAGAAGTAGACGCGTTACTTGATCGTGCCCTTTCTGAAACAGTAGTACAAGAAGAAAGAGCAGCCCTTTATCAAGAAGCGATTGCTATTATTATGAGTGAATACGCGAGAGTGGAGCTTGATAATTTACACCAAACAGCTGCGATTAGACCGAATGTGAAAGGTTTCAACGTAGCAGTAGATCCATCTATTCAAATCGTAAGTCCAAACGGTACGAATGTTTGGTTAAATAACTAATTTTTAAACAATTGGCATATATTTTATTTCGAACATTATTCTATTAGAAAAGCAGAGGCGGCATCCTCTGCTTTTTTGTTATTATTGTAAAAAGAAAAAGCCATTCTTTTAATGTGTAAACAAAAAGAATGGCTTTTAATATTAAAACGCCGGAATCGCCGTTTCATCATAGTTTTCTTCTAAAAATTGGCGAACTTCTTCGCTTGTCATTGCTTTCGCTAACTTTTGGATTGGCTCCCAATCTACATTATCTTTACGTGCTACTAATGTAATTCCAAAGTCATTGTCGCTTCCTTCTGTTAGAAGTGCGTCACTTTTTGGTGTTAACCCTAGTGGAGCTGCATAAGCAGGGGTCATTACTACTGCATCTGCGTCATCATACATTCTTGCTAACATTAATAAATCTAATTCTTCTAATTTATAGTTTTTTGGATTTTCGATAATATCAGCCTGTGTATAATATGGGCCTGTTTTTTCTTTTAATGTAATAACGTTATGTTGTGCTAATAGCGCTAATGAACGGTCAATGTTCGATACATCATTTGCAATGGCAATCACCGCTCCCTCAGGTAGTTCCTCCATTGACTTGTACTCTTTTGCATAGACACCGTAGTTTGCAAAATAAATAGGAGTAACTGGAACTAGTTCTGCATCGTTATTACGGTTAAATTCCTCCATATAAGGAACGTGCTGAAAGAAGTTTGCATCTACTTCTCCTGCTGCTAATGCACTGTTCGGCTGAACATTGTCGCTTAGAACAACTACTTCTAAGTTAATGCCCTCTTCCGCTAGCTTTGGTTTAACTAAATCTAGTATTTCTGTCATCGGTGGAATTAAAGAAGCTACTTTTAACGTTACTTCTTCCTTTTCATTATTTGGTGCTGTACTATTATCATTACCTTCATTTGTTTGGCCACAGCCAGCTAGTACTAATAAAAGCATTAATGATAGTAATATAATTTTTTTCATGGTGTTTTCCTCCTCGTCGTTATCTTTTATCAATCATTCTTGAAACAGTTGTACCCGTGAATTGAATCAATTGTACAAGTATAACCATAATGACAATCATGTACATCATTAAATCGGTTTTGAATTGCTGGTAGCCGTATCGAATGGCAAAGTCGCCAATCCCGCCTCCTCCAACTACTCCCATAATCGTCGAATACGATATAAAACTAATAATAGAGGTTGTTAACCCAAGTACTAAACCGGAGCGAGCTTCGACATAAAGAAATTTAAAAATAACTTCTTTCACAGAGGCTCCCATCGAAATTGCCGCTTCCATTACTCCTTTTGGTACATCTAATAACGATTGTTCAACTAAACGGGAATAGTGGGCAATTGCGATAATCGATAATGGTACAGTGGCAGCTGCTGTACCAATCGCGGTTCCAATAATGAGTCGTGTAAATGGTATTAAAAACACTACTAATAAGAGGAACGGAAAAGAACGAATAATGTTCACTAGTAAGTTCAAGGTAGAAAACACTAGCCTGTTTTCTAGCATTTGCCCTTTTCTACAAAGATAGAGTAAGGTCCCTACTGGTAGGCCGATAAGTACCGCCGCTAAAATAGAAACACCGACCATCATAAATGTTTCAATAATCGCTTTCCATATTTCCGCTTCATATTGTATCAATATCTCAGGCATGGCTATTATCACCATCCTTTGATAGCTGTTCTACAAACCATTTCGGATTACTATCTTTCATAGCAACACCTTTAGGTTCAATTGTTATCGTGTCGTAAACTTCACCATTAGCCATCACCGTTACTCGTTGGCATATGCTTTTAATTACTTCCATCTCGTGGCTAACGATCACAATTGTAACACCAAGACGTTTATTAATACTTTCTAGTACTCCTAATATTTCAGCCGTTGTATTAGGATCTAGCGAAGAAGTTGGCTCATCACATAGTAACACTTTCGGGTTATTTGCTAGTGCTCTCGCAATGGCTACACGCTGCTTTTGACCACCACTTAATTGCGCGGGGTACTTGTCAAGATAATCTTCTAATCCGACAAATCGTAGGCATTCTTCTACTCGACTTCGATGGTCTTTTCTTGGGATTTTTGCTAATTGAAGTGATACAGCTACATTTTCATAAACTGTTTTGTTCGCTACTAAGTTAAAATGCTGAAAAATCATTCCTATTGATTGCCTTGCTTGTCGAAGCTGTTTACCTTTCATGTTCGTTAAAGCTTGGCCATCTACTTCTACTGTTCCTTTGTCTGGAACTTCTAATAAATTCATTAACCGCAGTAGCGTTGATTTTCCCGCTCCACTAGCGCCAATAATTCCGTATATTTCTCCTCTTTTAATCGTTAAAGAGACAGATTTTATCGCATCAAATTGTATAAAACTTTTGCTAACGTTATGTAATGTAATCATAAAAAAACCACTTTCTCCACAATGAAAGGTGAGTTAACCGATATTAATTATAGCTTAATATAGTAAAATTGTCATTTTGTCTAGACCATCATTTTGACCAAAAGGCGCAAAACTTCAAGTAATGGCTATTATTTTCTCTAAAGTGTTTATTATTTTAATATATGTTTTATGCTAAACTGTGAGTGTATGTCTATTAATATAGTAGAGATTAAATTAAACTGGTATTATATATCATTAATAATAGAAAGGAACTAATCATGATGAAATGTATTTCCATAGATTTAGATGGTACGTTATTAAATTCAAAGCATGAAATTTCAGAAGAAAACTTACAAACGTTACATGATTTAAAGAAGCAAGGGCATTACGTCATTTTAAATACAGGGCGGGCTTTAGCTGACGTTATAAAAATACAAGCGGTTCAACAGTTGGAGTTACCTATTTTTAGCATAAACGGTTCCATGTTATATTCTAAATCAGGTGAACTACTGTATGAAGCGAACGTTCCAATTTCTACTTATAAGGAGATATTCTCCAGGTTAAAAGATTTAGAAATAGGGATACTTGTTTATACAAACTATGGTGGCTTCCCTGCTACGTTACCTCCATTGCAAGAAAAAAGCAAAGAAGAATTAACTACTCTTTTCCAACAATACGATTACGATCAAATTTTAACTAAAAACGATATAAAAATTTATAAAATAATGGCGTTAGTTTACGATGGCCAATTAGAAAAATTGGAAGATGTAAAGAAGGCTTTAGGAAATACGCTTGATATATTCATGGCTGCATCACTACCTAACAACCTAGAACTTACATCTAGTGAAGCTAATAAAGGAAAGGCTATATTACGCTACCAAAAGTTAATGAATCTCCACTTTGAAGAAATAATTGCAATCGGGGATGGTGGAAATGACCTCGGACAATTTGAAGTTGCAACAACTTCAGTGGCAATGGGAAATGCTCCAGCCTATATTCAAAATATAGCAGACGTTGTTACAAAAACAAATGATGAAGACGGCTTTTCCTACGCTATGCGCCATCAGCTTAAATTAATACCTACGAGCGAAACTGCCAATATATAAAAAAGATTGAAGCCCCTAAAATACGTTGGGGGCTTTTTTATACAGGTATTCGTTTTTTTCTATCAATGAATAGTATTAAATAAGAGATGATAGATAACAACGGTAACTCAATTAATGGACCAAGAATTAACACTAATGCTATTAACGGCTCATGTGGGAAGGCGGTCAATGCGATTGCCAATGCAACTGGCGAATTTCTTGCTAACGTCGTAAAATTTAAGCTAACCGTTTTCTCTCTTTTAAAATGCAATAAACTTCCGATGAATCTTCCAATGATGAAATTGATGAAGAAAAATACAACAATTGGAATCATTAGCTTAACTAATAAATTTACATTGTCTAGTAATAAACTTCCTTGTGATGCGAACATAGCTACTATTGCTAAACATAAAAAGAAAATCGGCAAAGAGCTCCATTTCTCTATTAACCGTTCTTTTCTATTCCGCAGTAGATATTGTCTAGTTAAAAATGCTAAGACGAACGGTATGATTAATACGAGAATGATACTCTCCATAACGAGCTGAAAATCAACTACACCAACTGTTCCCGAAAAAATAAATAGATATAACGGTAATAATAGAAGCTGTAGTAATAAATTTAAAGGTAAAATACTAGTAGATAGCGAAATGTTACCTTTGGCAATACCAGTAAATATAATATACCAATCCGTACAAGGAGTAACCATTAACATAATAAATCCAAGCCATAACGCGTAGTTATCTCCTAAAAATATTGCAGCAAGCACCCACGCCAATAACGGTGTTAAAACAAAATTCATCGCTACAGATGTAATTGTGAATTTTCGATTTAAAAAGGAATTCCTTATATCCTTGATCGGGATTTGTAAAAAGGTAACATATAACATTATAATTAATAAAGGCATAATAATTTTATCTGCATGCATCGCTATGTTACTAACTTGACCGAGGATTAAACCTAGAGCAACTGCTATCAAAATCAATATTGTATATAATTTTTCAAATATCCCCACCATTTCCCCCCTACGAAGCGCTATTCTGTATGCTTTCTACAAACTTCAATGCTGCACGTGATAAAGGAACACTTTTTAAATAACAAATACCGATACTTCTTTTCGGAATTTCCTCTTGTAATACCACTTCAAATAATTCTCCTCTTTTTATGTAATCGCTCGAAAACTCCTTAATCACACACGATATTCCTAAATTTATTTTAGTAAATTCGAGTAATAAGTCGTAAGAGCCTAGTTCGAACACCGGAGAGACGTTAAATCCTCGTTCTTTGAAAAAGTTTTCTATATATACTCGTGAGTTTGATTTCTTTTCTAAAAAGATTAATGGTAGCCTCATTAAATATTCAAGACTAACTGGTTTATCCGTTAAGTTTTTATATTTTTCTCCGCATACAAAGATGTCTTTAATTTCTTTGCATGGAATAACTTGAAGATGGTCTTCATCAATTGGCAAATTGCATAGACCGAGGTCTGCCTTTCCTGTTTTAATAAACTCACAAATTTCTGTTGTGGTCCCGTTTAATATATTTAATTTAATCCCTGGATACGCTCGATGGAATTTTTCTAAATAAGGTAATAGAAAATAACGTGATATTGTATCGCCGACCCCAATACGTAATTGTCCTGTTTTAAATGTTTTGAATTCAAATAATTTATCTTCAGCAACATCAATAATTGCTAGAGCCGAATTTACATGCTCATTTAACAGTTTCCCTTCATTCGTCAACACTACACCTTTCGAGTTTCGATGGAAAAGAGGAATTTCTAATTCTTTTTCTAGTTTTAAAATTGCTTGACTAACAGCTGATTGTGTCATGTATAGCTCTTTTGCAGCTTTCGAGAAACTATTGTTTCGGCTAACAACGTTAAAAATTCGGTACAAATCCAATTTTCCTATCATATTAGTTCTCCTTATAGCAGATATTATAAATATTAATTTTACTTATATCATTTATTAAAGGTATAGTAAACTTATAGTATGTTGAAAAGAGAGACATACTTTACATAAAAATGTACTCAATTAAAGGAGAGATTACATTGGCTAGAGCAGTTGGAACAGTAGTTCGTGGGCTTCGCGGTCCAATCATCAACGAAGGAGATAATATTGAACAAATCGTCGTTGATACAGTATTACATGCAGCAGAAAGTGAAAAATATTCGATTGAAGATCGTGACATTGTAACGATAACAGAATCTATTGTCGCTCGCGCACAAGGAAACTATGCGACAATTGACGATATAGCAACAGATATTAAAGCAAAATTCGGAGAAGGCAAAATTGGTGTTATTTTTCCTATTCTTAGCCGTAACCGTTTCTCTAACCTTTTAAGAGGGGTCGCAAAAGGAACTAGTGAGATAGTATTAATGCTAAGCTATCCTTCTGATGAAGTTGGTAACCACCTTGTGGACATCGATGAATTAGATGAAAAAGGAATTAACCCATGGACTGATGTACTAACAGAAGCTCAGTTCCGTGAACATTTCGGCTATAAAAAACATACATTTACAGGTGTTGATTATGTTGACTACTATAAATCGTTAGTAGAGGCGGAAGGTATTAAGTGTGAAGTTATTTTCTCTAACAACCCGAAAACGATTTTAGAGTATACTCCTAACGTCTTAACTTGTGATATTCACTCACGCTTTAGAACGAAACGTATCTTAAAAAATAACGGTGCAGAAATAGTATTCGGCCTTGATGATATTCTTTCCCAATCTATTAACGGCAGTGGCTTTAACGAAGATTATGGTCTTCTTGGTTCAAATAAAGCAACCGAAGATAGCATAAAATTATTCCCAAACAACTGTCAACCAATCGTTGATTCCATTCAAGCAAAACTAAAAGACTTAACGGGAAAAACAGTTGAAGTAATGGTTTATGGAGATGGAGCATTCAAAGATCCAGTGGGTAAAATTTGGGAGCTTGCAGATCCAGTTGTATCACCAGCCTACACGAAAGGGCTTGAAGGTACACCAAATGAAATTAAACTAAAATATTTAGCAGATAACAACTTCTCTCATCTTCGTGGCGAAGAGTTAAAGCAAGCTGTTTCTGAATACATTCAAAATAAAAATGAAGATCTTGTTGGTGCGATGGAAGCCCAAGGTACTACACCTCGTAAATTAACAGACTTAATCGGCTCCCTGTCCGATCTAACTTCTGGTAGTGGTGATAAAGGAACACCAATGATCTACATTCAAGGTTACTTTGATAACTATACAAAATAATAAAATGTGGACAAGGGCTACCCCTTGTCCACGCTTTTTGGTTAACAACACCAATTACCTCATTTTTCTCACAGACTATAAATATGTAAAAAAGTTGTACCCTAAATATACTGCCATGACCCAAATGATTATGGCTGAAATTTGATTTATCCGCTTCAACAGTATACCGCTGTTTCCTAACTGTCCAACCTTTCGACCTATAATGGCTAAAAAGAAAAACCATATCCATGAGACTATAATACAAGCAAGAGTAAAGATTACCTTCTCATGACCTACATAAGCAAGAGAACTCGTTCCAATAACCCCAATTGTGTCTATAATAGCGTGCGGATTAAGTAACGAAACAGAAGCAGCAAAGGTAACTTGTCGTCGAGCGGAAAAACGACTTGGCACCTGAATTTTACTACTAGAATCTGAAGTGCTCCTCCACATAACAAATCCCATATAAATCAAAAAGATCGTTCCGCATAAAAATAATAAATTCTTTAACCACTCAAAATTTAAAACAACTACTGAAAGTCCACTTACAGCCAAAATGATAAGTATCGTATCACAAAATCCTGCTGTAATTATGGCAGGAGCAGCTTTTAATAATTTCCGGTGAGTTGCTCCTTGGTTGAAAATAAATACGTTTTGAACGCCTAAAGGTAAAATTAGTCCAAACGCCAATATGATACCATGAACAAGTGCTAGCATTTTTTCACCTACTAGTTTTTCTTTATATAAATTCTGAATATATATAATTTGTGCCTTTAACTTTTCAAATAAAAAAGAACAATATAACGGAAACAACCTTAGAGAATAGAGAAGGGTAACTGTACTTGTAAACCAAACTACATTCTTCTTGCCGCTTAGTAGTAACAAAATATATAAAACTTACATTTACCATTTTCTGCGTGAGCGAGGGACCTGACCTGTCCCTCCGTCCACTTAATTTAATTTTTGATATATGCCATGATTTCCTCTTATGTCTATAAATTTATACCAATCTGGCAATTCATTAACTAACTGTGTTGGTCCAGACCAAGATGGAACATCATCAAAAATGATGTATCCCCCTTCAGCTACAAATGGACTCCAAAACTCAAAGTCCCTCTTCACTAATTCATACTCGTGTGAGCCATCGATGTACAGTAGGCCAATCTTTTTCTGTATCGGCCAAATACGTGATGCTTCAACGCTATCCATCTTTATAGGCTGAATTACATCTAATAAATTTAATTTACTCATATTTTCAAGGAATTCCTGATACAATTGATCTTCCTCATAATGTTTAAGCACCTTCTGATGCTCTGAAGACCCTTTCCAGGTGTCAATTGCATATACCCTTCCCTCCCCGCGGTCTTTAACAGCAAATGCTAAGCAAGAAGTTGATTTCCCTTTCCAGGAACCAATCTCCACTATTGTCGATGTCGGAGCCTCCAACGCATACGTATATAAATTTTTAATACCTTCTTTTTTCAACCAACCTTCTACAGTAGAAACAGCACTTTTCACTTCATCTATTCGTTGATTTTTAGAATCTTGCACCTTTTATCCCCTCCTTAAATTATAATAATCTATTCATAATTCATACTAATTGATTGTTTTTTCGAACTAGATTTATATAAAAAAGACTTGGAAAATAAGAAGTGTTTAGTAGGAACAATATAATCTTTATTCTATATTTTTACTAGTAAACTACTTTTAATAACTTGCACGGCCTATATTTACTTAATTCCGAAAGAATCGGTTTTAATTTCATTTTCATCTATCAATTCCTTTTAGATCATTAATACTAATCTCAAATTCAGCATGATCCCCAGCAACATGAGCAACTGGCATACTAATTCCGAGAGCATCTTCTGTTACATAGACATAAATTCCATTCATACCTTCTTGACTTTTAGTAAGCTCCAAAATTAATTTTTCATCATTTTCATACAAACCAAAAGCCATATTTCTAATATCTTGCTCATATTCATTTTCTATATCACCAACATACTTCGCTTCTTTCAATGTATTGATAAAATCGATATCAATTTCGGACACAAAATCTGTTAAAAACAATTGCTTACCAGTGTTAAGTTCAATATTCGTTGTAAAAAATAAATGATACGGATGCGCAGATGGTGTAACGTTGTTATAACTCCTATAGGCAATACTCAAGATTTCTTCATTTTTCAACTTAATTTCATAACTTCCATCAGCTTCATATTGTTGGTCTGAATCAAGTGAAGCTATCGTATCTTGATAAGGTTTTATGGCCGCTGTTTTAATTAATTCATTTATTGTTTCC from Sutcliffiella cohnii encodes:
- a CDS encoding ABC transporter permease — encoded protein: MGKYILRRIINMIPTLLIVAIIVFLITRMIPGDPAAVMLGPQASVQEIEALTEQLGLNEPLYVQFFDYIKNLLKGDLGNSLAYNQPVIDLIKDRFPNTVVLAISALLIAIMIGVPAGMIAATRQNSLLDYAVTTVSLIGVSMPVFWLGVMLVLFFSVNLGWFPATGMGSMEDGIGKYVSHLILPSITLATIPMAQFARITRSSMLEVISQDYVKTARSKGLAEFFVIGKHAFKNALTPLLTVLGLQVSSLLGGAVLTETIFSWPGMGLLIMNAIDKRDFVVVQGTVLFIALIFVVVNLLIDILYKVVNPKINYSSNKGGSN
- a CDS encoding ABC transporter ATP-binding protein; amino-acid sequence: MSEELLQVENLQVEFRSSGKTTKAVNGVSFTLNKKESIGIVGESGSGKSVTATSLLRLIPSPPGKISGGSIHFEGKDLLKLSNKEMRKIRGNEISMIFQDPSTSLNPVYKVGNQLMESIRNHQNVSKKEAKQKAIKMLELVGIPSPEKRINMYPHEFSGGMRQRVMIAIALACNPKLLIADEPTTALDVTVQAQILDLMKKLQEELNTSIIMITHDLGVVWETCDKVLVMYAGNVVESGTVAEIHDNPMHPYTWGLLDSQITESTNNDELLHAIPGSPPDLSKEVKGCPFANRCSYAQEVCFQEKPQLTEVKENHFVSCHFQTKEVRLARRESEHLDGTVVKS
- a CDS encoding MetQ/NlpA family ABC transporter substrate-binding protein; the protein is MKKIILLSLMLLLVLAGCGQTNEGNDNSTAPNNEKEEVTLKVASLIPPMTEILDLVKPKLAEEGINLEVVVLSDNVQPNSALAAGEVDANFFQHVPYMEEFNRNNDAELVPVTPIYFANYGVYAKEYKSMEELPEGAVIAIANDVSNIDRSLALLAQHNVITLKEKTGPYYTQADIIENPKNYKLEELDLLMLARMYDDADAVVMTPAYAAPLGLTPKSDALLTEGSDNDFGITLVARKDNVDWEPIQKLAKAMTSEEVRQFLEENYDETAIPAF
- a CDS encoding ABC transporter permease — protein: MIKKLVKNRLAAFGLFIITLLTITAIFAPLIATHPPNAMDVTKSLIGPGQDGHLLGTDSYGRDIFSRLVYGARISLIVGIAAVVFGAVFGSFLGVVAGYFGGRLDSIIMRVMDGMFAFPFILLAITLMTVLGQGLMNTIIAIGVANIPGFARVVRGQVLNVKELEYVEVTRSLGATHGRIIFQHILPNSFPPLIVYGTMSVAGAIISEASLSFLGLGVQPPTASWGSMLQDGKNFLVLSPHMATFSGLAILITVLGINLFGDGLRDALDPKMKL
- a CDS encoding ABC transporter substrate-binding protein — protein: MQLFRKSFLFSIVIALLFIVSACSSDSQTESKSNGQQGEENLEPKSGGVLNVGLASNINTLDPTKYTGAYESQVIRAIGDTLIAYSKDFSDFVPSLATEWTVSEDMLSYTFKLRDDVYFQPGEYQDGRQMTAEDVKYSLERSVNDSALNRLTGVESFEVTGEFEVTMHLTAPNASILAMLTDPGNIIVPKEEVEGWGDQFGSHLVGTGPFQFVDWQTDQQVKVERHENYWGETPYLDGVVYKIIPDPNMMTNAIRSGDIDIATNISGQNRAVIEQDSNLELLSVPGLALTYLDLNYQSGPTADPKVREAIYKATNVEEIAQGVNQWGGGSVSYAPLPQESWGYSEELESLKPAYNPEEAKSILAETDYADGFSIELYVLESRVPYATIFQNQMKENLNIDVDIKVTEWGTLSTIASQGNAPMYIGGWSWYPDPYFFLNQTFHSSQIGSLGNGKGYSNPEVDALLDRALSETVVQEERAALYQEAIAIIMSEYARVELDNLHQTAAIRPNVKGFNVAVDPSIQIVSPNGTNVWLNN